From Syntrophorhabdaceae bacterium, a single genomic window includes:
- a CDS encoding DNA polymerase IV, translated as MSKIILCVDMDAFFASVEQQVNSALQGKPIAVTGAGARTVITTSSYEARAYGVRTGMTPHEAKKLCPHIIFVVGNHTRYAEICGRLEKICERFTPDIEIYSIDEIFLDITGSHHLFGGPDGLARTIKKTVKDELGINCTIGMGPNILIAKLASDLAKPDGLRWIDKDAIPSVLETLPVRKLWGHLFFRTNVELSGRLFSPRASHASL; from the coding sequence AACAGCAGGTCAACTCTGCTCTTCAGGGTAAACCCATTGCCGTAACCGGCGCCGGCGCACGAACAGTCATCACCACCTCTTCCTATGAGGCAAGGGCATACGGTGTGAGAACAGGGATGACTCCGCACGAGGCAAAGAAGCTCTGTCCCCATATTATCTTCGTCGTCGGCAACCACACACGGTATGCCGAGATCTGCGGCAGGCTCGAAAAGATCTGCGAACGCTTTACGCCCGATATCGAGATCTATTCCATAGACGAAATATTCCTCGACATAACCGGATCACACCATCTTTTCGGGGGTCCCGATGGGTTAGCCCGGACCATCAAGAAGACCGTCAAGGATGAGCTCGGTATCAACTGCACCATCGGGATGGGCCCCAATATCTTGATCGCCAAGCTGGCAAGCGATCTTGCCAAACCTGACGGTCTTCGGTGGATAGATAAAGATGCGATACCTTCGGTTCTTGAGACACTTCCCGTAAGAAAGCTCTGGGGTCACCTTTTCTTTCGGACAAACGTCGAGCTAAGTGGAAGACTTTTTTCACCAAGAGCTTCACATGCTTCACTGTAA